Proteins co-encoded in one Bacillus infantis NRRL B-14911 genomic window:
- the lysA gene encoding diaminopimelate decarboxylase produces MFFHGTARVNGQSHLEIGGMDTVELAKQFGTPVYVYDVALIRERARGFRQTFEELGVKSQVAYASKAFSSIAMIQLAEEEGLSLDVVSGGELYTALAAEFPVERIHFHGNNKSREELEMALHYGVGCIVVDNFDELELLKSVCENKNTKTKILLRVTPGIEAHTHDYILTGQEDSKFGFDLQNGQAEAALKQAISTPWLETLGIHCHIGSQIFETTGFILAAEKIFEKLSIWKKELAYEPAVLNLGGGFGIRYTDEDAPIAASKYVEEIISEVKKLAGSYQMEMPEIWIEPGRSLVGDAGTTLYKTGSRKDVPNVRHYLAVDGGMSDNIRPALYQAKYEAVLANRPLEKAEETVSIAGKCCESGDMLIWDLPLPKAEREDLLAVFCTGAYGYSMANNYNRIPRPPVVFVENGEARLVVKRESFEDLIRLDLPLQEKIKN; encoded by the coding sequence ATGTTTTTTCATGGGACAGCAAGAGTAAATGGACAATCTCATTTGGAAATCGGCGGAATGGATACCGTTGAATTGGCAAAGCAATTCGGGACACCGGTTTATGTATATGATGTGGCACTGATTCGCGAAAGGGCAAGAGGCTTCAGGCAGACATTCGAAGAACTGGGGGTGAAATCCCAGGTTGCTTATGCGAGCAAAGCATTTTCATCCATTGCCATGATTCAGCTGGCTGAAGAAGAAGGCCTGTCGCTTGATGTGGTTTCAGGAGGAGAGCTGTATACCGCTCTGGCGGCTGAATTCCCTGTGGAAAGGATCCACTTCCATGGCAATAATAAGAGCAGGGAAGAACTGGAGATGGCTCTTCACTATGGAGTCGGATGCATCGTTGTAGACAATTTCGATGAGCTGGAACTGCTTAAGTCAGTTTGCGAAAACAAAAACACGAAAACCAAGATTCTGCTGCGTGTGACACCGGGAATCGAGGCGCACACCCACGATTATATCCTGACAGGGCAGGAGGATTCCAAATTCGGCTTTGATCTGCAAAATGGACAGGCCGAAGCTGCGCTCAAGCAGGCCATATCAACTCCATGGCTGGAAACACTCGGCATTCACTGCCATATCGGATCACAAATCTTTGAAACGACCGGCTTCATTCTTGCGGCCGAGAAAATATTTGAAAAACTGTCAATCTGGAAAAAAGAGCTTGCCTATGAACCGGCTGTGCTGAATCTGGGCGGAGGCTTTGGCATCCGCTATACAGATGAAGACGCGCCGATTGCGGCTTCAAAATATGTCGAAGAAATCATCAGCGAAGTGAAAAAGCTGGCCGGCAGCTACCAGATGGAAATGCCGGAAATTTGGATTGAACCAGGCCGTTCGCTTGTCGGCGATGCCGGGACAACACTCTATAAGACAGGCTCAAGAAAGGATGTCCCGAATGTCCGCCATTACCTGGCGGTGGACGGAGGCATGAGCGATAATATCCGTCCGGCCCTTTATCAGGCCAAATACGAAGCTGTGCTTGCCAACCGGCCGCTGGAGAAAGCGGAAGAAACGGTCTCCATTGCCGGCAAATGCTGCGAGTCAGGCGATATGCTGATATGGGACCTGCCTTTGCCGAAAGCAGAGCGGGAAGACCTTCTGGCTGTATTTTGTACAGGAGCCTACGGATATTCCATGGCCAACAACTATAACCGAATCCCGCGGCCGCCGGTTGTATTCGTAGAAAATGGAGAGGCGCGCCTTGTCGTCAAACGAGAAAGCTTCGAAGACTTGATCAGGCTTGACCTGCCTCTTCAGGAGAAAATCAAGAACTAG